From the genome of Sphingomonas sp. HMP6, one region includes:
- the pepN gene encoding aminopeptidase N: MLDIQTSLAQPHVTRRADYTPPDWQVPDIALDFALDPAATRVTATLHVQRSGVHDRPLRLDGSGQTLLSVSVDGTAVNDWVIEDGTLILPLIGSAHVIETTVEIAPERNTQLMGLYASGGNLCTQCEAEGFRRITFFPDRPDVLSRYQVRMSADKKRYPVLLANGDPIASGDLEGGRHWAEWRDPFPKPCYLFALVAGDLAVNRGSFVTMSGREVDLGIWVRASDLERTHHALDALKTSMAWDERVYGREYDLDVFNIVAVDDFNFGAMENKGLNVFNSRYILADPDTATDYDYDAIAAVVAHEYFHNWSGNRVTCRDWFQLSLKEGFTVYRDQCFSADQGSAAVKRIEDVRGLRAAQFPEDSGPLAHPIRPDAYQEISNFYTATIYNKGAEIIRMLATILGPTAFRAGTDLYFDRFDGTAATCEDFVASLEDASGTDLTQFRRWYGQAGTPRVTASLEHHEGSGRAELVLTQRTPPTPGQDEKVPVVLPLRLKLFGAQTAATVAPEQVILLNQAEERIVFEGVTERPILSINRGFSAPTIIETDRSAADLAFLGAHDDDPFARYEALQQLMLDTLVAAAGGNQADHAAVIAAVAGTIGDAQLDRAFAAEAVLLPSESFIGDQMAVVDPEAIFRAREALRRDIGRALSSEWRAAYDATEATGGYVYSPEAKGLRRMRAVALGYIAASGAADAGDLAFAQFEAADNMTDRMSALTTLVAGDARQRTPALDIFYNRYSDNPLVLDKWFSVQAMAPREDTGAVVRELLQHRDFTLSNPNRARALIGAFGVNQRAFNVVDGSGYRFLADQLIALDTLNPQTAAKLIPPLGRWKRFDATRSALMRAELERIVKGPGLSKDMLEQASRSLEA, translated from the coding sequence ATGCTCGACATCCAGACCAGCCTCGCCCAGCCGCATGTCACCCGCCGCGCGGATTACACCCCGCCCGACTGGCAAGTGCCCGACATCGCGCTCGATTTCGCGCTCGATCCGGCCGCGACCCGCGTGACAGCAACGCTGCATGTCCAGCGCAGCGGCGTGCATGATCGCCCGTTGCGGCTCGACGGAAGCGGGCAGACCCTGCTGTCGGTGTCGGTTGACGGCACAGCGGTCAACGATTGGGTGATCGAAGACGGTACGCTGATCCTACCCCTCATCGGTTCGGCCCATGTGATCGAAACCACCGTCGAGATCGCGCCTGAGCGCAATACCCAGTTGATGGGGTTGTACGCATCGGGTGGCAATCTGTGCACGCAGTGCGAGGCGGAGGGTTTCCGCCGGATCACCTTCTTCCCCGATCGGCCCGACGTGCTGAGCCGCTATCAAGTGCGGATGAGCGCGGACAAAAAGCGCTATCCGGTGTTGCTCGCGAATGGCGACCCGATCGCATCGGGCGATCTGGAAGGCGGGCGGCATTGGGCCGAGTGGCGCGATCCCTTCCCCAAGCCGTGCTACCTCTTCGCGCTCGTCGCGGGCGATCTCGCGGTCAATCGCGGCAGTTTCGTTACCATGTCGGGCCGCGAGGTCGACCTCGGCATCTGGGTCCGCGCGAGCGACCTCGAACGGACGCACCACGCGCTCGACGCGTTGAAAACGTCGATGGCGTGGGATGAGCGCGTCTATGGCCGCGAATATGATCTCGACGTGTTCAACATCGTCGCGGTCGACGATTTCAACTTTGGCGCGATGGAGAATAAGGGGCTCAACGTCTTCAATTCGCGCTACATCCTGGCCGACCCCGACACCGCAACCGATTATGATTATGACGCGATCGCAGCGGTCGTCGCGCACGAATATTTCCACAATTGGTCGGGCAATCGCGTCACCTGCCGTGACTGGTTCCAGTTGAGCCTGAAGGAAGGCTTCACGGTCTACCGCGACCAATGCTTCTCGGCCGACCAGGGCTCGGCGGCGGTCAAGCGGATCGAGGATGTCCGGGGCTTGCGCGCGGCACAGTTTCCGGAAGATTCCGGCCCGCTCGCCCACCCGATCCGGCCCGACGCCTATCAGGAAATCTCCAATTTCTACACGGCCACAATCTACAACAAGGGTGCCGAGATCATCCGGATGCTCGCGACCATCCTCGGCCCGACGGCGTTCCGCGCGGGCACCGATCTATATTTCGACCGGTTCGACGGGACGGCGGCAACCTGCGAGGATTTCGTCGCCTCGCTCGAGGATGCAAGCGGCACCGACCTGACGCAATTCCGCCGCTGGTATGGCCAGGCAGGCACGCCGCGCGTGACCGCGTCGCTGGAGCATCACGAGGGGTCGGGCCGCGCCGAGCTGGTGCTAACGCAGCGCACCCCGCCGACGCCGGGGCAGGACGAAAAGGTCCCGGTGGTGCTGCCCCTGCGCCTGAAACTGTTCGGCGCGCAAACCGCCGCCACCGTCGCACCCGAGCAGGTCATCCTGCTCAACCAAGCCGAAGAGCGGATCGTCTTCGAGGGCGTGACCGAACGGCCGATCCTGTCGATCAATCGCGGCTTTTCAGCGCCGACTATCATCGAGACTGACCGCAGCGCCGCCGATCTCGCCTTCCTCGGTGCACATGATGATGATCCGTTCGCGCGCTATGAAGCATTGCAGCAATTGATGCTCGATACGCTGGTGGCGGCGGCGGGCGGCAACCAGGCCGATCATGCAGCGGTGATCGCAGCGGTCGCGGGCACGATCGGCGATGCCCAGCTCGACCGCGCGTTTGCGGCAGAGGCGGTTTTGCTCCCGTCCGAAAGCTTCATTGGCGATCAGATGGCGGTGGTCGATCCCGAAGCGATCTTCCGCGCGCGAGAGGCGCTGCGGCGCGATATCGGTCGGGCGCTTAGCAGCGAATGGCGCGCCGCTTATGACGCTACGGAGGCAACCGGCGGCTATGTCTATTCGCCCGAGGCCAAGGGCCTGCGGCGGATGCGCGCGGTCGCACTTGGCTACATCGCCGCATCGGGCGCGGCAGATGCGGGCGATCTCGCCTTCGCGCAGTTCGAAGCGGCCGACAACATGACCGACCGGATGAGTGCGCTGACAACGTTGGTGGCGGGAGACGCGCGACAACGTACACCAGCGCTCGATATCTTCTACAACCGCTACAGCGACAATCCGCTGGTGCTCGACAAATGGTTCTCAGTGCAGGCGATGGCGCCGCGCGAAGACACCGGCGCGGTGGTGCGCGAATTGCTGCAGCATCGGGACTTCACGCTGTCCAACCCCAACCGCGCACGTGCGCTGATCGGCGCGTTCGGCGTGAACCAACGCGCATTCAACGTGGTGGACGGATCTGGGTACCGCTTCCTCGCCGATCAGTTGATCGCGCTCGATACGCTCAACCCGCAAACCGCAGCCAAGCTGATCCCGCCGCTTGGCCGCTGGAAGCGCTTCGACGCAACTCGCAGCGCACTGATGCGCGCCGAGCTGGAACGGATCGTAAAAGGACCCGGATTGTCGAAGGATATGCTCGAACAGGCGTCGCGCAGCTTAGAGGCGTGA
- a CDS encoding M28 family metallopeptidase yields MKLWVAGVAAIALAGSAMAQDVAQDAALPDDQAAMKAHVLFLASDVLRGREAGSPEYRIAAEYVAAQFFAAGLKPAGDAGSYIQKVPLVTYRAGDKGDVVLTHKGEAPTPLVFGEDYVPGTVATAARTVIDAPVVFVGYGLVAPQYGRDDYAGVDVRGKIVAFFGGAPLSFQSEERAHFQSATTKAVIAQAHGAVGAIVLTRAVLPGSGANFDRPRTSWARPDGTGDASGVPILATLSATGAAKLFAGSKTPWSEIVPRVADGKAVFAAEMLPANAAVALKTSFEPVSSANVAGMIPGRDPKLGKEVVVLSAHLDHLGVGRPDAKGDTIYNGAEDNAIGIASLIEEAKRFRASGKAPRRSILFLAVTAEEKGLVGSDYFAKHPTVPIERIVADVNLDMPILTYPFEDMTVFGADRSTLGPIVAKAVGTLGVTMSPDPDPAQGIFVRSDHYRFVQQGVPSVFLWPGQKGPGKAATAEFFKTRYHQPADDLAQPIDWSQGIRFINANYAIAREIADGDARPRWNKGDFFGLLYHGYGAK; encoded by the coding sequence ATGAAGCTCTGGGTGGCGGGCGTGGCGGCAATCGCGCTGGCGGGATCGGCAATGGCGCAGGATGTGGCCCAGGATGCGGCGCTGCCCGACGATCAGGCCGCGATGAAAGCGCATGTGCTGTTCCTCGCCTCCGACGTGCTGCGCGGGCGCGAGGCGGGCAGCCCCGAATATCGCATCGCCGCCGAATATGTCGCCGCGCAATTCTTTGCCGCCGGGCTGAAACCGGCGGGGGATGCGGGCAGCTATATTCAGAAAGTGCCGCTGGTTACCTATCGCGCCGGTGACAAGGGCGATGTCGTGCTGACGCATAAGGGTGAGGCCCCGACGCCCCTGGTCTTTGGCGAGGATTATGTGCCGGGGACGGTCGCCACGGCAGCCCGCACCGTGATCGATGCGCCGGTGGTGTTCGTCGGCTACGGCCTGGTCGCGCCGCAATACGGCCGCGACGATTATGCCGGGGTCGATGTGCGCGGCAAGATCGTCGCCTTTTTCGGTGGCGCGCCGCTGAGTTTCCAGAGCGAGGAACGCGCGCATTTTCAGAGCGCGACGACCAAGGCGGTGATCGCCCAAGCGCATGGCGCGGTCGGCGCGATCGTACTGACGCGCGCGGTGCTGCCCGGTAGCGGTGCCAATTTCGATCGGCCGCGCACGAGCTGGGCGCGTCCCGACGGCACGGGCGATGCCTCCGGCGTGCCGATCCTGGCGACGCTGAGCGCGACCGGTGCCGCCAAGCTGTTTGCCGGATCGAAGACACCGTGGAGCGAGATCGTCCCGCGGGTGGCGGACGGCAAGGCGGTGTTCGCGGCTGAGATGTTGCCAGCAAACGCGGCCGTGGCGCTCAAGACCAGTTTTGAGCCGGTCAGCAGCGCCAATGTCGCCGGAATGATCCCCGGCAGAGATCCCAAGCTCGGGAAGGAAGTCGTGGTGCTGTCGGCGCACCTCGACCATCTCGGCGTCGGACGTCCCGATGCGAAGGGCGATACGATTTACAATGGTGCCGAGGACAATGCGATCGGCATCGCGTCGCTGATCGAGGAAGCGAAACGCTTCCGCGCGAGCGGCAAGGCCCCGCGCCGCAGCATCCTTTTCCTCGCCGTAACGGCAGAGGAAAAGGGGCTGGTCGGCTCGGACTATTTCGCCAAGCACCCGACCGTGCCGATCGAGCGGATCGTCGCTGACGTCAATCTCGACATGCCGATCCTGACCTATCCGTTCGAGGATATGACGGTGTTCGGGGCGGATCGCTCGACGCTCGGGCCGATCGTGGCGAAGGCAGTGGGCACCTTGGGCGTGACGATGTCGCCCGATCCCGATCCGGCGCAGGGCATTTTCGTGCGCTCCGACCATTATCGCTTCGTCCAGCAGGGCGTGCCCTCGGTGTTCCTGTGGCCGGGGCAAAAGGGGCCGGGCAAGGCCGCCACCGCCGAATTCTTCAAGACGCGCTATCATCAGCCGGCCGACGATCTGGCGCAACCGATCGACTGGTCGCAGGGTATCCGTTTCATCAATGCGAACTACGCGATCGCGCGCGAGATCGCCGATGGCGATGCGCGGCCGCGCTGGAACAAGGGCGATTTCTTCGGCCTGCTCTATCACGGTTACGGCGCGAAATAG
- a CDS encoding NAD(P)-dependent oxidoreductase, which yields MGRLLIFGLGYTAQALADQLRGAGWHVGGTSRDGRDGTIRFDDSRAVASEIAAATHILSSVPPAEDSDPVLFAYGALLARSAAWRGYLSSTGVYGDAGGAWVDESAPTGTGRRSARAEADAAWLAAGACVFRLPGIYGPGRSPLDRVASGSAHRVDAPGQVFSRVHVEDIVAGVIAGFSAPHGAYNLSDDCPASQNDVIEFAARLLGVPAPPFVPIESLSPMARGFYAENRRVANGKAKRVLGWTPAYPDYRAGLRALSAMTRPPSTSAAPPAASHVQT from the coding sequence GTGGGGCGGCTGCTGATCTTCGGGCTGGGCTATACCGCGCAGGCGCTGGCTGATCAGTTGCGGGGGGCGGGGTGGCACGTCGGCGGCACGTCGCGCGACGGGCGCGACGGAACGATCCGGTTCGACGATTCGCGCGCGGTTGCGTCGGAAATTGCAGCGGCGACGCATATCCTGTCCTCGGTGCCGCCAGCCGAGGACAGCGACCCGGTGCTTTTCGCCTATGGCGCGCTCCTGGCGCGCAGTGCGGCATGGCGCGGATATCTCTCCTCTACCGGCGTTTACGGCGATGCAGGCGGCGCGTGGGTCGATGAGAGCGCCCCAACCGGCACGGGCCGCCGCAGCGCGCGCGCCGAGGCGGATGCCGCGTGGCTGGCGGCGGGCGCTTGCGTGTTTCGCTTGCCCGGCATCTATGGGCCAGGCCGTTCCCCGCTCGACCGGGTCGCCAGCGGCAGCGCGCACCGTGTCGATGCGCCGGGGCAAGTGTTCAGCCGAGTGCATGTCGAGGATATCGTTGCAGGTGTCATCGCAGGATTTTCCGCGCCACACGGGGCCTATAATCTGTCGGACGATTGCCCCGCGAGCCAGAACGACGTGATCGAGTTTGCCGCGCGCTTGCTGGGCGTGCCAGCGCCGCCGTTCGTGCCGATCGAGTCGCTATCGCCGATGGCGCGCGGATTTTATGCCGAGAATCGCCGGGTCGCGAATGGTAAGGCGAAGCGCGTGCTCGGCTGGACCCCGGCCTATCCCGACTATCGCGCCGGCCTGCGGGCGCTCAGCGCAATGACTAGGCCTCCTAGTACCAGCGCTGCGCCACCCGCCGCCAGCCACGTCCAGACATAG
- a CDS encoding DMT family transporter, which yields MSSPSPNSSRLAILIPFGIVTLIWGSTWLVIRHQLGVVPPTWSVTYRFIVAGTFMLGYALFRGERIVLDARGWAFAAVTGLCQFCLNFNFVYRAEGYVTSGLVAVVFALLLLPNAVFARFFLGQKLGQQLIVGMGVAMAGVILLFVREARVDPHGPGQVLLGIGFTLLAILSASVANVMQATPTARAYPMAAMLGVAMLIGAALDATIAWTISGPPVFDTSPGYIAGVLYLGIFASALAFPLYYGVLRVIGPAKAAYSSVLVPVIAMLLSTLFEGYVWTWLAAGGAALVLGGLVIALSARRPAR from the coding sequence ATGAGCTCTCCCTCGCCCAATTCGAGCAGGCTCGCGATCCTGATCCCGTTCGGGATCGTCACGCTGATCTGGGGATCGACCTGGCTGGTGATCCGGCATCAATTGGGCGTGGTGCCGCCGACCTGGTCGGTGACTTATCGCTTCATCGTCGCGGGCACCTTCATGCTCGGCTATGCGCTGTTCCGAGGTGAGCGGATCGTGCTCGATGCGCGCGGCTGGGCCTTTGCCGCCGTCACCGGGCTGTGCCAATTCTGCCTCAACTTCAACTTCGTCTATCGCGCCGAGGGCTATGTCACCTCGGGGCTGGTCGCGGTCGTGTTCGCGCTGCTGCTGTTGCCCAACGCAGTGTTCGCCCGGTTTTTTCTGGGGCAGAAGCTCGGGCAGCAATTGATCGTCGGGATGGGCGTGGCGATGGCAGGCGTGATCCTGCTGTTCGTGCGTGAGGCGCGAGTCGATCCGCACGGGCCGGGGCAAGTGCTGCTGGGGATTGGCTTCACGCTTCTCGCAATCCTGTCCGCCTCTGTCGCCAACGTCATGCAGGCCACGCCGACCGCGCGCGCTTATCCGATGGCGGCGATGCTCGGCGTCGCGATGCTGATCGGTGCCGCGCTCGACGCGACGATCGCCTGGACGATCAGCGGCCCGCCGGTGTTCGATACGTCGCCCGGCTATATCGCGGGGGTGCTGTATCTCGGCATCTTCGCTTCGGCGCTCGCTTTCCCGCTCTATTACGGCGTGCTGCGCGTGATCGGCCCGGCCAAGGCGGCCTATTCAAGCGTGCTGGTGCCGGTCATCGCGATGCTGCTGTCGACACTGTTCGAAGGCTATGTCTGGACGTGGCTGGCGGCGGGTGGCGCAGCGCTGGTACTAGGAGGCCTAGTCATTGCGCTGAGCGCCCGCAGGCCGGCGCGATAG
- a CDS encoding threonine aldolase family protein, translated as MRFFSDNAAPVHPAVLAALGDANVLDTAYDGDGWSKQLDARFSELFQTEVRALWVPSGTAANCLALAAMCPPHGAIVCHRDAHIQNDEGGAPEFYTHGAKLLLAEGAGAKLTPATIAAVLDATRNDVHQVQPHAISITNATEYGLVYTPDDVAAIGHLAKQRGLGLHMDGARFANAVAHLDCAPADVTWRGGVDALSFGFVKNGGMSAEALIFFKPELAAATLYRRKRAGLLLSKGRYLAAQLLAMLEGDLWLDLGRNANAGAALLAQAAGSRLVNPVEANEVFLRVTAAEAAQLRALGFDFYDWGPGEARLVISWNQSPADIRPLADAIANLPSRSC; from the coding sequence ATGCGCTTCTTCTCCGACAATGCCGCCCCCGTCCACCCGGCCGTGCTGGCCGCGCTGGGTGATGCCAACGTCCTTGACACCGCCTATGACGGCGACGGCTGGAGCAAACAGCTCGACGCGCGCTTCTCCGAGCTGTTCCAAACCGAAGTGCGCGCCTTGTGGGTTCCCTCTGGCACCGCCGCCAATTGCTTGGCGCTGGCGGCGATGTGCCCGCCGCACGGCGCGATCGTCTGTCACCGCGACGCGCATATCCAGAATGACGAAGGCGGCGCGCCCGAATTCTATACGCACGGTGCGAAGCTGTTGCTGGCCGAAGGGGCTGGCGCGAAGCTGACGCCGGCGACGATTGCGGCGGTGCTCGATGCCACCCGCAACGACGTGCACCAAGTTCAGCCTCACGCCATCTCAATCACCAACGCGACCGAATACGGGCTGGTCTACACCCCCGATGACGTCGCCGCGATCGGGCATCTGGCGAAGCAACGCGGCCTTGGCCTGCACATGGACGGCGCGCGCTTCGCCAATGCCGTCGCGCATCTCGACTGTGCTCCAGCTGACGTGACGTGGCGCGGCGGAGTCGATGCGCTCAGCTTCGGCTTCGTCAAGAATGGCGGGATGAGCGCCGAGGCGCTGATCTTCTTCAAACCCGAACTCGCCGCCGCGACTCTTTATCGCCGCAAGCGCGCCGGACTGCTGCTCTCGAAGGGACGCTATCTCGCGGCGCAGCTCCTCGCGATGCTGGAGGGTGATTTGTGGCTTGATCTCGGCCGCAACGCCAATGCCGGGGCGGCGCTACTGGCGCAGGCCGCAGGGTCGCGTCTGGTCAATCCCGTCGAGGCGAACGAAGTGTTCCTGCGCGTGACCGCGGCCGAGGCGGCGCAGTTGCGCGCGCTCGGCTTCGATTTCTACGACTGGGGCCCGGGCGAGGCACGGCTGGTGATCTCGTGGAATCAGTCGCCCGCCGACATCCGCCCGCTCGCCGACGCGATCGCAAATCTCCCGTCCCGTTCGTGCTGA
- a CDS encoding transglycosylase domain-containing protein: protein MRFNPFGPVGGARPDGDDDDALELTGGMPPPRAEYQSADGDDYAPDLPVVQRASRWRWVTRGLAAAIVLFVFAVGWLAVTAPLSKSLQPPTPPSITLLADDGTPIARRGAILEAPVDAAKLPKNVTNAFLAIEDRRFRSHWGIDPRGIARAFFHNVTSKGRDQGGSTITQQLAKNAFLDSDRTAARKIREVMIAFWLEAWLSKDQILSRYLSNVYFGDNVYGLRAAARHYFGRTPENLSIAQAAMLAGLVKAPSKLAPTVNLQGARDRAKLVVAAMVDAKLLDKADAADVRPARIVPDRRRTLPNGTYFADWVLPEARDHAGEIATETTVQTTLDRRLQKAAERATKRAGLRDAQIALVAMRPDGRVVAMVGGKSYVDSPFNRATQAQRQPGSAFKLFVYLAALRNGMTPDSVIDDEPITIAKWSPKNSDGRYLGPISLRQAFARSSNVAAARITQQVGVAKVIQAARDLGVSTPIPNEATIALGTSSMSLLELTAAYASVAAERYPVRPRGLEAEPERGVLATLTDRTRALSGDLHDQMLDLLSASAETGTGRAAALSVPTYGKTGTTQDNRDALFIGFANGLVCGVWVGNDDNTPNAGLSGGGIPARVWRDFMQSALGVGAAVAPEPEPEIVDPDTANGVEETLENFLDPANIPTVEGEIPGVGRVRLRNGELNFEPNRSNDPERGPDRRRRDRFDDRAPPPRDPEDVP, encoded by the coding sequence ATGCGCTTTAATCCCTTCGGCCCGGTCGGCGGTGCTCGCCCCGATGGCGATGACGACGACGCGCTGGAACTCACCGGGGGGATGCCACCACCGCGCGCCGAGTACCAAAGCGCGGACGGCGACGACTACGCCCCCGATCTGCCGGTGGTGCAGCGCGCGAGCCGCTGGCGCTGGGTCACGCGCGGGCTTGCCGCAGCGATCGTTTTGTTCGTGTTCGCGGTCGGCTGGCTCGCGGTCACCGCCCCGCTGTCGAAATCGCTGCAACCGCCCACGCCGCCCAGCATCACCCTGCTGGCTGACGACGGCACGCCGATCGCGCGGCGGGGAGCAATTCTGGAGGCGCCGGTCGATGCGGCCAAGCTGCCCAAGAACGTCACCAATGCTTTCTTGGCGATCGAGGATCGACGCTTTCGTTCGCATTGGGGAATCGACCCGCGCGGCATCGCGCGCGCGTTTTTCCACAATGTAACCTCGAAAGGCCGCGATCAGGGCGGCAGCACGATCACCCAACAGCTCGCCAAGAACGCCTTCCTCGATTCGGACCGCACCGCCGCGCGGAAGATCCGCGAAGTGATGATCGCCTTCTGGCTTGAGGCGTGGCTGAGCAAGGACCAGATCCTGTCGCGCTATCTGTCGAACGTGTATTTCGGCGACAATGTGTATGGGTTGCGCGCCGCCGCGCGCCATTATTTCGGGCGCACACCGGAAAATCTGTCGATCGCGCAGGCGGCGATGCTGGCGGGGCTGGTCAAGGCGCCGTCGAAGCTCGCCCCCACCGTCAATCTGCAAGGCGCACGTGACCGGGCGAAGCTGGTCGTGGCGGCGATGGTCGATGCCAAGTTGCTCGACAAGGCCGACGCCGCCGACGTGCGGCCTGCGCGGATCGTGCCCGATCGGCGCCGGACGCTGCCCAATGGCACCTATTTCGCCGATTGGGTGCTGCCCGAGGCGCGCGACCATGCCGGTGAAATCGCCACCGAGACGACGGTACAGACCACGCTCGACCGCCGCCTGCAAAAGGCGGCCGAACGCGCCACCAAGCGCGCGGGCCTACGCGACGCACAGATCGCCTTGGTCGCGATGCGGCCCGACGGGCGCGTCGTGGCGATGGTCGGCGGCAAATCTTATGTCGACAGTCCGTTCAACCGCGCGACGCAAGCCCAGCGCCAGCCGGGTTCGGCGTTCAAGCTGTTCGTCTATCTTGCCGCGTTGCGCAACGGCATGACACCCGATTCGGTGATCGACGACGAACCGATCACGATCGCCAAATGGTCGCCCAAAAATAGCGACGGCCGCTATCTCGGGCCGATCAGTCTGCGTCAGGCGTTCGCGCGCTCCTCCAACGTGGCGGCGGCGCGGATCACGCAGCAAGTCGGCGTTGCGAAGGTCATCCAAGCCGCCCGCGATCTCGGTGTTTCGACGCCAATCCCGAACGAAGCGACGATCGCGCTCGGCACGTCGAGCATGTCGCTGCTCGAACTGACGGCGGCTTATGCGTCGGTGGCGGCGGAGCGCTATCCGGTGCGCCCGCGCGGGTTGGAGGCAGAGCCCGAGCGCGGCGTGCTGGCAACGCTGACGGATCGGACGCGCGCACTGTCGGGCGATCTGCATGATCAGATGCTCGATCTCCTCTCCGCCTCGGCCGAGACCGGCACCGGTCGCGCCGCAGCGCTGTCGGTGCCGACCTATGGCAAGACCGGCACGACGCAGGATAACCGCGATGCTTTGTTCATCGGTTTCGCCAACGGGCTGGTGTGCGGCGTGTGGGTCGGCAATGACGACAATACCCCCAATGCCGGTCTGTCGGGCGGCGGCATCCCGGCGCGCGTGTGGCGCGATTTCATGCAGAGCGCGCTCGGTGTGGGGGCCGCCGTCGCGCCCGAGCCGGAGCCCGAAATAGTCGATCCCGATACGGCCAATGGCGTTGAGGAAACGCTCGAAAACTTCCTCGATCCCGCCAACATTCCGACGGTGGAGGGTGAGATTCCCGGGGTCGGCCGCGTCCGGCTGCGCAATGGCGAGCTGAATTTTGAGCCCAACCGCAGCAATGACCCCGAGCGCGGCCCCGACCGCCGCCGCCGCGACCGTTTCGACGACCGTGCACCCCCGCCGCGTGATCCGGAGGACGTGCCATAA
- a CDS encoding NADPH-dependent FMN reductase, translating to MATFSPSLPLVVGIGGTIGGVSSTERALAIALDAAGREGFRTRMFGGADMARLPLYDPKATTRTADERDFVDTVRQASALIIASPGYHGSISGVVKNALDLLEETARDENRPYLADMPVGLIATAYGWQATGSTIAALRSIVHALRGWPTPFAAAVNSQVTKFDEAGGANDPAVVAQLQMVGQQVARFAPLAIQHG from the coding sequence ATGGCCACGTTTTCTCCTTCCCTCCCGCTTGTCGTCGGTATCGGCGGGACGATCGGCGGCGTATCCTCGACCGAACGCGCGCTGGCGATCGCGCTCGATGCGGCGGGGCGCGAGGGGTTCCGCACGCGGATGTTCGGGGGCGCCGACATGGCGCGCCTGCCGCTCTACGATCCCAAGGCGACGACGCGCACCGCCGACGAGCGCGATTTCGTCGACACCGTGCGGCAGGCCTCGGCGCTGATCATCGCATCGCCGGGCTATCACGGCAGCATTTCGGGCGTGGTCAAGAATGCGCTCGACCTGCTCGAGGAAACCGCGCGAGACGAGAACCGGCCGTATCTGGCGGATATGCCGGTCGGGCTGATCGCCACGGCCTACGGTTGGCAAGCGACCGGCAGCACGATCGCGGCGCTGCGCTCGATCGTCCACGCGCTGCGCGGGTGGCCGACGCCGTTTGCGGCGGCGGTCAATTCGCAGGTGACGAAGTTCGACGAGGCGGGCGGGGCGAATGATCCCGCCGTTGTTGCGCAATTGCAGATGGTCGGACAGCAAGTCGCGCGGTTTGCGCCGCTGGCGATCCAGCATGGGTGA
- a CDS encoding molybdopterin-dependent oxidoreductase — MGEGFDRRTALAMGVGALASTPLWAQLGRPALSDAFPGKRGMILQRTRAPLLEMPIDAFDGALTDSPFTPNDRFFVRWHYDDIPLSVDVGSFRLKVGGAVKRSLSLSLADIQALPQVEIAAVNQCSGNSRGLFGPRVPGAQWGNGAMGNALWTGVRLRDLIERAGVAPGAVQVRFSGLDNPPGAAPDFAKALNLDRAMADDTIVAYGMNGTQLPLLNGFPLRLIVPGWFSTYWVKALDTIEVLTTPDTGYWMEKAYRVPTAPRATVVPGAKDFPTAPIGRMIPRAFFTRADATAVRGVALGGDAGVAKVDWSIDAGKSWQAAELGPDHGAFSFRRWAATLPAGSHTVAVRATNAKGETQGTDPIWNPGGYMRNTIETAKVTVA; from the coding sequence ATGGGTGAGGGGTTCGATCGGCGTACTGCGCTCGCGATGGGGGTGGGCGCGCTGGCGAGCACGCCGCTGTGGGCGCAACTGGGCAGGCCGGCGCTGAGCGACGCGTTTCCCGGCAAACGCGGGATGATCCTGCAGCGCACGCGTGCACCTTTGCTGGAAATGCCGATCGACGCGTTCGACGGGGCGCTGACCGATTCGCCGTTCACGCCCAACGATCGCTTCTTCGTCCGCTGGCATTATGACGACATCCCGTTGTCGGTCGATGTCGGCAGCTTCCGGCTGAAAGTCGGCGGCGCGGTAAAGCGGTCGTTGTCGCTGAGCCTCGCGGACATCCAGGCGCTGCCGCAAGTCGAGATCGCGGCGGTCAACCAATGCTCTGGGAATTCACGTGGCCTTTTCGGCCCGCGCGTGCCCGGCGCGCAATGGGGCAATGGCGCGATGGGTAATGCGTTGTGGACCGGCGTGCGGCTGCGCGACCTTATCGAGCGGGCGGGCGTCGCGCCAGGGGCGGTGCAAGTGCGCTTTTCGGGGCTCGATAATCCGCCAGGGGCCGCGCCCGATTTCGCCAAGGCGCTGAACCTCGACCGCGCGATGGCCGACGACACGATCGTTGCTTACGGGATGAACGGCACGCAGCTCCCGCTGCTCAACGGCTTCCCGCTGCGGCTGATCGTGCCGGGCTGGTTCTCAACCTATTGGGTCAAGGCGCTCGACACGATCGAGGTGCTGACCACGCCCGACACCGGATATTGGATGGAAAAGGCGTACCGCGTGCCGACCGCGCCGCGTGCCACGGTGGTGCCGGGGGCGAAGGACTTCCCGACCGCGCCGATCGGGCGGATGATCCCGCGTGCCTTCTTTACGCGCGCCGACGCGACGGCGGTGCGCGGCGTCGCACTGGGCGGGGATGCGGGCGTTGCCAAGGTCGACTGGTCGATCGATGCAGGGAAGAGCTGGCAGGCCGCCGAGCTCGGGCCCGATCACGGCGCGTTCAGCTTCCGCCGTTGGGCCGCTACCTTGCCGGCCGGATCGCATACCGTCGCGGTGCGCGCGACCAATGCGAAGGGCGAGACGCAAGGCACCGATCCGATCTGGAACCCCGGTGGTTACATGCGCAACACGATCGAGACGGCGAAGGTGACGGTCGCATGA